In the Epinephelus lanceolatus isolate andai-2023 chromosome 6, ASM4190304v1, whole genome shotgun sequence genome, one interval contains:
- the gpr52 gene encoding G-protein coupled receptor 52, whose protein sequence is MNQSELTTDPVLAANSSHGDFFPGRATNHSCPLGWGLNQGLEACVLETAVIVLLTVLIITGNLTVIFVFHCAPLLHHYTTSYFIQTMAYADLLVGLSCLVPTLSLLHYPAGVQEPITCQVFSYVISVLKSVSMACLACISVDRYLAITKPLSYNQLVTPCRLRGCITLIWVYSSLVFLPSFFGWGKPGYHGDIFEWCAHSWPTSALFTGFVVCLLYAPAALVVCFTYYHIFRICQQHNREISERRARFPSQEMEAGEGGGGGHHSGHGPDRRYAMVLFRITSVFYMLWLPYIIYFLLESSHVLDSPALSFITTWLAISNSFCNCVIYSLSNSVFRLGMRRLSQTICSFSHCAADDRDFGEPKPRKRANSCSI, encoded by the coding sequence ATGAACCAGTCTGAACTGACAACGGACCCGGTGCTCGCTGCCAACAGCAGTCATGGAGACTTCTTTCCTGGCAGGGCCACCAACCACTCTTGTCCCTTGGGCTGGGGGCTGAACCAAGGCCTGGAGGCTTGCGTCCTGGAGACTGCCGTCATTGTACTTCTGACAGTGCTCATTATCACAGGGAACCTGACAGTTATCTTCGTGTTCCACTGTGCCCCTCTGCTACACCACTACACCACCAGCTACTTTATCCAGACCATGGCCTATGCTGACCTGCTGGTGGGTCTTAGCTGCCTGGTGCCCACTCTGTCTCTGCTCCACTACCCAGCAGGTGTCCAGGAGCCCATCACATGCCAGGTCTTCAGCTACGTCATCTCTGTTCTAAAGAGTGTTTCAATGGCCTGCTTGGCTTGCATCAGTGTGGACCGCTACCTGGCCATAACAAAACCACTGTCTTACAACCAGCTGGTGACGCCATGCCGGCTACGAGGCTGCATCACCCTAATCTGGGTCTACTCCAGCCTGGTGTTCTTGCCCTCGTTCTTTGGGTGGGGTAAACCAGGCTATCATGGAGACATTTTTGAGTGGTGTGCCCACTCTTGGCCCACCTCTGCCCTTTTCACGGGCTTTGTGGTGTGCTTGCTCTATGCGCCTGCTGCACTTGTGGTCTGTTTTACGTATTACCATATCTTTCGCATTTGCCAGCAGCACAACAGAGAGATCAGTGAACGACGGGCACGTTTTCCCAGCCAGGAGATGGAGGCTGGTGAGGGCGGTGGCGGCGGGCATCACAGTGGGCATGGACCAGATCGGCGCTACGCGATGGTGTTATTCCGCATCACCAGCGTTTTCTATATGCTCTGGCTGCCCTACATAATCTACTTCCTGTTAGAGAGCTCCCATGTGCTGGACAGCCCTGCCCTCTCCTTCATCACTACCTGGCTGGCCATTAGCAACAGCTTTTGCAACTGTGTGATCTACAGCCTGTCTAATAGTGTGTTCCGCCTGGGCATGCGTAGGCTCTCACAGACGATTTGCTCCTTCAGCCATTGTGCGGCCGATGACAGGGACTTCGGGGAGCCTAAACCAAGGAAGAGGGCAAACTCATGCTCCATCTGA